The Puntigrus tetrazona isolate hp1 chromosome 23, ASM1883169v1, whole genome shotgun sequence genome has a segment encoding these proteins:
- the selenoi gene encoding ethanolaminephosphotransferase 1: MALYHYVTQEQISGFDKYKYSAVDSNPLSIYVMHPFWNSVVKILPTWLAPNLITFTGFMFLVLTFSLLSFFDFDFYASGEGHTHVPSWVWIAAGLFNFLAYTLDGVDGKQARRTNSSTPLGELFDHGLDSWACVFFVATVYSVFGRGETGVSVVTLYFLLWVVLFSFILSHWEKYNTGILFLPWGYDISQVTISVVYIITAVVGVETWYKPVIGNIHYRDLFTVMIVGCLFVVTLPMSLYNVFKAYRSNTLKHSSVYEALLPFFSPILLFVLSTLWISLSPTDIIEKQPRIFYLMVGTAFSNVTCKLIVCQMSNTRCKPLSLLLLPMTAVVLLVISGTLQNGEITVLYIWTAIVLLTHIHYGVSVVKQLSDHFNIYAFSLKKPNLDUQDEEKIGLKAAEV, encoded by the exons ATGGCTCTCTACCACTATGTCACCCAAGAGCAAATCTCAGGTTTTGATAAATATAAG tacaGTGCGGTTGACTCCAACCCCCTCTCTATCTATGTCATGCACCCCTTCTGGAACTCAGTAGTGAAG ATCTTGCCCACATGGCTTGCCCCAAACCTCATCACGTTTACAGGGTTCATGTTCCTGGTACTCACCTTCAGCTTGCTGTCCTTTTTTGACTTTGACTTTTATGCCTCAG GGGAAGGCCATACACATGTGCCAAGCTGGGTGTGGATAGCTGCTGGTTTGTTCAATTTTCTGGCCTATACCTTAG aTGGTGTAGATGGCAAACAGGCTCGGAGAACAAACTCCAGCACTCCGCTGGGTGAGCTGTTTGACCACGGCCTGGACAGCTGGGCATGTGTGTTCTTCGTCGCTACAGTGTACTCTGTCTTTGGACGGGGGGAGACAGGCGTCAGCgtggtgacactttattttctgttatggGTCGTCCTGTTTTCATTCATACTGTCTCACTGGGAGAAGTACAACACTGGGATTTTGTTCCTGCCCTGGGGCTATGACATCAGTCAAGTG ACTATCTCTGTCGTGTACATAATAACAGCGGTGGTTGGTGTGGAAACATGGTACAAACCTGTCATTGGGAATATTCATTACAGAGATCTCTTCACCGTTATGATTGTTG gttgtttatttgttgtaacACTGCCAATGAGCCTCTACAATGTCTTTAA GGCGTACCGTAGTAACACCCTGAAGCACAGTTCGGTGTATGAGGCCTTGTTGCCGTTTTTCTCACCCATCCTCTTGTTTGTGCTGTCTACACTGTGGATCAGTCTCTCTCCTACAGACATCATCGAGAAGCAACCCAGAATCTTTTATCTCATGGTGGGAACAGCCTTCTCCAATGTTACA tgcaaGCTCATTGTATGCCAGATGAGTAATACTCGATGCAAGCCACtgagtttgttgttgttgccaaTGACAGCTGTGGTGTTGCTAGTAATATCTGGGACTTTGCAGAATGGTGAAATTACCGTCCTTTACATATGGACCGCCATAGTCCTCCTCACTCACATACACTATGGAGTATCAGTT GTGAAGCAGCTGAGTGATCATTTTAACATATACGCCTTCTCACTAAAGAAACCCAATTTGGACTGACAAGACGAGGAGAAAATCGGCCTGAAGGCTGCTGAGGTTTAA
- the LOC122328660 gene encoding hormonally up-regulated neu tumor-associated kinase homolog A, which yields MPAALKSSLDGSMTDSGELEQAATPCFGKVPRDLLQNFPHTKRVGSYLVGKMINKGSFAKVMLGMHISTGEKVAIKVIDKKKARQDSYVLKNMKREPRIHQLIRHPNIVLLLETLETENCYYMAMELCGGGDLMDRICERKRLEEREVRRYTRQILSAVEHLHRHGIVHRDLKIENFLLDEHNNIKIVDFGLSNTLKADSLSLELLNTQCGSPAYAAPELLAHRKYGPKVDVWSVGVSMFAMLTGTLPFTVEPFNIKQLHLKMVNGEISPIPSDISKAAVQFVLSLLEPEPAKRPTIKAAMEDKWLNEGYAKRPLHTVNHKNRLRPEDLNTAVLNYMTESLGYSLSDIIHTVISNKPSTILACYHLLLKKLTRHQKVVRTMKREENSEWNLLNKGLSRGRSNASAKSQQQSPQSDTANERSSRQASKTQRSQSQDRDAKSGTKRTAETIRSKQPSLVDRAESPSSLPLDTANEIAILVETQDGLIPKVLTLGEKEMLCVSPPKCSCREGSGTKLCDSAPCDATVTIDTSRDSQTMKTSIKPHDLRPTYSDKYHALEYEHQPDDKLEKLQTFYSDKGASPRTGQRFKDLLLAIEEKTYNGRHLSAMESTTQTSPLPRLRHTGTLKETTARKVTWVGLTRHATPDTGSSPFLVNGSKPPLFPSQRQQALVIKNLRHAKEKRNTGTGGGGGGIAIPSNTAKRNSVQLRTAIQRRVTDLNLPMLPSALQNKSDKKTEILRMDFG from the exons ATGCCGGCTGCACTGAAGTCATCTCTGGATGGGAGCATGACAGATTCAGGGGAGCTGGAGCAGGCAGCGACTCCCTGCTTTGGAAAAGTGCCCCGTGACCTGCTCCAAAACTTTCCTCACACTAAGCGTGTGGGCAGCTACCTGGTGGGCAAAATGATCAACAAGGGCTCATTCGCCAAGGTTATGCTGGGCATGCACATCAGTACAGGAGAGAAG GTCGCGATCAAGGTGATAGATAAGAAAAAGGCTCGTCAGGAttcatatgttttaaaaaacatgaagCGTGAACCCCGGATTCATCAGCTGATCCGCCACCCGAACATCGTCTTATTGTTGGAGACCTTGGAGACGGAGAACTGCTACTACATGGCCATGGAGCTGTGCGGAGGAGGAGACCTCATGGATCGAATCTGTGAACGCAAACGActggaggagagagaggtgCGCAGGTACACCCGCCAGATACTGTCTGCCGTGGAACACCTGCACCGGCACGGGATAGTTCACAG GGACTTGAAGATTGAGAACTTCCTGCTGGACGAGCACAACAACATTAAGATAGTAG ACTTTGGTCTGAGTAACACTCTGAAGGCAGATTCTCTGTCTCTGGAGCTGCTGAACACTCAGTGTGGAAGTCCTGCTTATGCTGCTCCTGAACTGCTGGCACACAGGAAGTACGGGCCTAAAGTGGACGTCTGGTCTGT ggGTGTGAGCATGTTTGCCATGTTGACTGGCACGCTGCCATTTACAGTGGAGCCCTTCAATATTAAGCAGCTTCACCTGAAAATGGTGAATGGAGAAATCAGTCCGATACCATCAGACATCAGCAAAG CGGCTGTACAGTTTGTCTTGTCTCTGCTGGAGCCAGAACCAGCAAAAAGGCCAACGATAAAAGCAGCAATGGAGGATAAATGGCTGAATGAGGGTTATGCCAAAAGACCCCTCCATACTGTCAATCATAAAAACAG GCTGCGTCCTGAGGATCTGAATACAGCTGTGTTAAACTACATGACTGAATCTCTAGGTTATAGTCTGTCTGATATCATCCACACTGTTATCAGTAACAAGCCGTCAACCATTTTGGCTTGCTACCATCTACTGCTGAAAAAACTCACCAGGCATCAGAAAGTAGTGAGGACCATGAAG AGAGAAGAGAACAGCGAGTGGAATCTTCTAAACAAGGGCTTGTCGAGAGGGAGAAGCAACGCGAGTGCAAAGAGTCAGCAGCAG TCTCCTCAGAGTGACACAGCCAATGAGAGGAGCTCAAGGCAGGCTAGTAAGACCCAGAGGAGCCAATCACAGGACAGAGATGCCAAGAGTGGCACGAAAAGGACAGCGGAGACCATCAGATCAAAGCAGCCAAGCCTAGTGGACAGAGCAGAGTCCCCCTCCTCCCTGCCCCTGGATACAGCTAATGAGATTGCCATACTGGTCGAGACACAAGATGGGCTGATTCCTAAgg TCTTAACTTTGGGTGAGAAGGAGATGCTTTGTGTCTCACCGCCTAAGTGTTCCTGCAGAGAGGGAAGTGGAACCAAACTGTGTGACTCCGCCCCTTGTGATGCCACTGTAACTATAGACACCTCTAGAGACTCCCAGACAATGAAAACATCAATCAAACCACACGATCTGAGACCGACTTACTCTGACAAATATCACGCCCTGGAATATGAACATCAGCCTGATGACAAGTTAGAAAAGTTGCAGACGTTCTATTCTGACAAAGGGGCTTCTCCCAGAACTGGACAGCGCTTTAAGGATCTATTACTGGCCATCGAAGAGAAAACCTACAACGGTCGCCACCTCAGCGCCATGGAAAGCACGACACAAACCTCCCCTTTACCTCGACTACGTCACACTGGAACGCTGAAGGAAACCACGGCTAGAAAAGTCACTTGGGTTGGTCTTACGCGCCACGCAACGCCTGACACAGGCTCCTCGCCTTTCTTAGTAAATGGCTCCAAACCGCCATTGTTTCCATCTCAGAGACAACAAGCTCTCGTCATTAAAAACCTGAGACATGCAAAGGAGAAGAGGAACACAGGAACgggagggggaggaggagggaTCGCTATCCCCAGTAATACAGCGAAAAGAAACTCTGTTCAGTTGCGAACAGCTATACAGCGCAGAGTCACGGACCTCAACTTACCAATGCTTCCGTCGGCTTTACAAAACAAATCtgacaaaaagacagaaatcCTCAGAATGGATTTTGGGTGA